Proteins encoded within one genomic window of Elephas maximus indicus isolate mEleMax1 chromosome 21, mEleMax1 primary haplotype, whole genome shotgun sequence:
- the CCDC113 gene encoding coiled-coil domain-containing protein 113 isoform X1: MTDEDSESNLTDSQTGDENELPVIQLCGLVEQLSYGNSVLRIETEMFEKYYYKLEPGAHRHPRLSDIKVSSSEFSQLRGKRKPKTRSDRVITLTVDQKCELVQKELEDTKEELRHLRANAERDLQDQEAIIEEAEIRGAEVQKAVYDFEKDILETISKKKGSILATQKVMKYIEDMNRRRDNMRDKLCLKNVSLKVQRKKMLSQLRQKEEVGEALHDVDFQQLKIENAQFLETIEARNQELIQLKLASGNTLQILNTYKSRLHRGLEMSISLDKEMVLRNELLEKVERETVQAEEDRAKAEFLNKKLRKQLAEFRAPPVMAYVREKIINTELEKSIKTWERKVEIAEMSLKGYRKAWNRMKTSCEQLQATGPPGK, from the exons ATGACCGATGAAGACTCCGAGAGCAACCTCACCGACTCCCAGACCGGGGACGAGAACGAGTTGCCGGTTATCCAGCTGTGCGGGCTGGTGGAGCAGCTCAG CTATGGAAACTCCGTTCTCAGAATTGAGACAGAGATGTTTGAGAAATATTACTATAAACTGGAGCCTGGGGCTCATCGACATCCACGATTATCCGATATTAAAGTATCATCCTCTGAATTTTCACAG TTACGAGGCAAGCGGAAACCCAAAACCCGGTCGGATCGTGTAATAACCCTCACCGTTGACCAAAAATGCGAACTTGTACAAAAGGAGCTGGAAGACACAAAGGAAGAATTAAGGCACCTGAGGGCAAATGCTGAACGGGACCTGCAGGATCAAGAG GCTATTATTGAGGAAGCTGAAATCCGAGGGGCTGAAGTTCAGAAAGCAGTGTACGATTTTGAAAAAGATATTCTGGAAACCATATCCAAGAAGAAAGGGAGTATTTTGGCCACTCAGAAAGTGATGAAATATATTGAGGACATGAACCGCCGGAGG GATAATATGAGAGATAAATTATGTTTGAAAAATGTTTCTCTCAAAGtccagaggaaaaaaatgctTTCGCAACTGAGGCAG AAGGAAGAGGTGGGCGAGGCCCTCCACGATGTGGATTTTCAGCAGCTGAAGATTGAGAATGCTCAGTTTTTAGAGACGATCGAAGCAAGGAATCAAGAACTGATCCAGTTAAAGCTAGCATCTGGAAACACTCTGCAGATCCTCAACACATACAAA AGCAGGCTTCACCGGGGATTGGAAATGTCCATCAGTCTGGACAAGGAGATGGTGCTGAGAAATGAGTTACTTGAAAAAGTTGAAAGAGAAACTGTACAAGCAGAGGAG GACCGGGCCAAAGCTGAGTTTTTGAACAAGAAGTTACGGAAGCAGCTGGCCGAGTTCCGAGCACCACCGGTGATGGCATATGTCCGGGAGAAGATCATAaatacagagctggagaagagcatcaAGACGTGGGAAAGGAAAGTTGAGATCGCAGAG ATGTCCTTGAAAGGCTACCGAAAGGCTTGGAATAGAATGAAAACCTCTTGTGAGCAGTTGCAGGCAACCGGCCCCCCTGGGAAATAA
- the CCDC113 gene encoding coiled-coil domain-containing protein 113 isoform X3, with translation MKPKLLASAQLRGKRKPKTRSDRVITLTVDQKCELVQKELEDTKEELRHLRANAERDLQDQEAIIEEAEIRGAEVQKAVYDFEKDILETISKKKGSILATQKVMKYIEDMNRRRDNMRDKLCLKNVSLKVQRKKMLSQLRQKEEVGEALHDVDFQQLKIENAQFLETIEARNQELIQLKLASGNTLQILNTYKSRLHRGLEMSISLDKEMVLRNELLEKVERETVQAEEDRAKAEFLNKKLRKQLAEFRAPPVMAYVREKIINTELEKSIKTWERKVEIAEMSLKGYRKAWNRMKTSCEQLQATGPPGK, from the exons ATGAAGCCAAAGTTGCTAGCCTCAGCCCAG TTACGAGGCAAGCGGAAACCCAAAACCCGGTCGGATCGTGTAATAACCCTCACCGTTGACCAAAAATGCGAACTTGTACAAAAGGAGCTGGAAGACACAAAGGAAGAATTAAGGCACCTGAGGGCAAATGCTGAACGGGACCTGCAGGATCAAGAG GCTATTATTGAGGAAGCTGAAATCCGAGGGGCTGAAGTTCAGAAAGCAGTGTACGATTTTGAAAAAGATATTCTGGAAACCATATCCAAGAAGAAAGGGAGTATTTTGGCCACTCAGAAAGTGATGAAATATATTGAGGACATGAACCGCCGGAGG GATAATATGAGAGATAAATTATGTTTGAAAAATGTTTCTCTCAAAGtccagaggaaaaaaatgctTTCGCAACTGAGGCAG AAGGAAGAGGTGGGCGAGGCCCTCCACGATGTGGATTTTCAGCAGCTGAAGATTGAGAATGCTCAGTTTTTAGAGACGATCGAAGCAAGGAATCAAGAACTGATCCAGTTAAAGCTAGCATCTGGAAACACTCTGCAGATCCTCAACACATACAAA AGCAGGCTTCACCGGGGATTGGAAATGTCCATCAGTCTGGACAAGGAGATGGTGCTGAGAAATGAGTTACTTGAAAAAGTTGAAAGAGAAACTGTACAAGCAGAGGAG GACCGGGCCAAAGCTGAGTTTTTGAACAAGAAGTTACGGAAGCAGCTGGCCGAGTTCCGAGCACCACCGGTGATGGCATATGTCCGGGAGAAGATCATAaatacagagctggagaagagcatcaAGACGTGGGAAAGGAAAGTTGAGATCGCAGAG ATGTCCTTGAAAGGCTACCGAAAGGCTTGGAATAGAATGAAAACCTCTTGTGAGCAGTTGCAGGCAACCGGCCCCCCTGGGAAATAA
- the CCDC113 gene encoding coiled-coil domain-containing protein 113 isoform X2: MFEKYYYKLEPGAHRHPRLSDIKVSSSEFSQLRGKRKPKTRSDRVITLTVDQKCELVQKELEDTKEELRHLRANAERDLQDQEAIIEEAEIRGAEVQKAVYDFEKDILETISKKKGSILATQKVMKYIEDMNRRRDNMRDKLCLKNVSLKVQRKKMLSQLRQKEEVGEALHDVDFQQLKIENAQFLETIEARNQELIQLKLASGNTLQILNTYKSRLHRGLEMSISLDKEMVLRNELLEKVERETVQAEEDRAKAEFLNKKLRKQLAEFRAPPVMAYVREKIINTELEKSIKTWERKVEIAEMSLKGYRKAWNRMKTSCEQLQATGPPGK, from the exons ATGTTTGAGAAATATTACTATAAACTGGAGCCTGGGGCTCATCGACATCCACGATTATCCGATATTAAAGTATCATCCTCTGAATTTTCACAG TTACGAGGCAAGCGGAAACCCAAAACCCGGTCGGATCGTGTAATAACCCTCACCGTTGACCAAAAATGCGAACTTGTACAAAAGGAGCTGGAAGACACAAAGGAAGAATTAAGGCACCTGAGGGCAAATGCTGAACGGGACCTGCAGGATCAAGAG GCTATTATTGAGGAAGCTGAAATCCGAGGGGCTGAAGTTCAGAAAGCAGTGTACGATTTTGAAAAAGATATTCTGGAAACCATATCCAAGAAGAAAGGGAGTATTTTGGCCACTCAGAAAGTGATGAAATATATTGAGGACATGAACCGCCGGAGG GATAATATGAGAGATAAATTATGTTTGAAAAATGTTTCTCTCAAAGtccagaggaaaaaaatgctTTCGCAACTGAGGCAG AAGGAAGAGGTGGGCGAGGCCCTCCACGATGTGGATTTTCAGCAGCTGAAGATTGAGAATGCTCAGTTTTTAGAGACGATCGAAGCAAGGAATCAAGAACTGATCCAGTTAAAGCTAGCATCTGGAAACACTCTGCAGATCCTCAACACATACAAA AGCAGGCTTCACCGGGGATTGGAAATGTCCATCAGTCTGGACAAGGAGATGGTGCTGAGAAATGAGTTACTTGAAAAAGTTGAAAGAGAAACTGTACAAGCAGAGGAG GACCGGGCCAAAGCTGAGTTTTTGAACAAGAAGTTACGGAAGCAGCTGGCCGAGTTCCGAGCACCACCGGTGATGGCATATGTCCGGGAGAAGATCATAaatacagagctggagaagagcatcaAGACGTGGGAAAGGAAAGTTGAGATCGCAGAG ATGTCCTTGAAAGGCTACCGAAAGGCTTGGAATAGAATGAAAACCTCTTGTGAGCAGTTGCAGGCAACCGGCCCCCCTGGGAAATAA